A stretch of the Eretmochelys imbricata isolate rEreImb1 chromosome 15, rEreImb1.hap1, whole genome shotgun sequence genome encodes the following:
- the RPLP0 gene encoding large ribosomal subunit protein uL10, which yields MPREDRATWKSNYFLKIIQLLDDYPKCFIVGADNVGSKQMQQIRMSLRGKAVVLMGKNTMMRKAIRGHLENNPALEKLLPHIRGNVGFVFTKEDLTEIRDMLLANKVPAAARAGAIAPCDVTVPAQNTGLGPEKTSFFQALGITTKISRGTIEILSDVQLIKTGDKVGASEATLLNMLNISPFSFGLIIQQVFDNGSIYNPEVLDITEETLHRRFLEGVRNVASICLQIGYPTIASVPHSIINGYKRVLAVAVETEYTFPLAEKVKAFLADPSAFLAAAPVAAEAAAPAAAAPAKEEVKEESEESDEDMGFGLFD from the exons ATGCCCAGGGAAGACAGGGCTACGTGGAAGTCCAACTATTTCCTGAAAATCATT CAACTCCTGGATGATTATCCAAAATGTTTCATCGTGGGAGCAGACAATGTAGGATCCAAACAGATGCAGCAGATCCGCATGTCCCTGCGTGGGAAGGCTGTCGTGCTGATGGGGAAGAACACCATGATGCGCAAGGCTATCCGTGGTCATCTGGAGAATAACCCTGCTTTGGAAAA GCTCTTGCCTCATATCCGTGGGAATGTGGGCTTTGTGTTCACCAAGGAGGAtctgactgagatcagggacaTGCTGTTGGCTAACAAG GTGCCAGCTGCTGCTCGAGCAGGTGCCATTgccccttgtgatgtcactgtgCCAGCCCAGAACACTGGTTTGGGTCCCGAGAAGACCTCCTTCTTCCAGGCTTTGGGCATCACCACGAAGATCTCCAGGGGTACCATTGAAATCCTG AGTGATGTGCAGCTGATCAAGACTGGAGATAAAGTGGGAGCCAGCGAAGCGACCTTGCTGAACATGTTGAATATTTCCCCATTCTCCTTTGGGCTGATTATCCAGCAGGTGTTTGACAACGGCAGCATTTACAATCCTGAAGTGCTGGACATCACCGAGGAGACTCTGCACAGACGCTTCTTGGAA GGCGTTCGTAACGTAGCTAGCATTTGTTTGCAAATTGGCTACCCAACCATCGCTTCTGTGCCTCACTCCATCATCAATGGGTACAAGCGAGTCCTAGCTGTGGCTGTGGAGACTGAATACACCTTCCCATTGGCTGAAAAG GTAAAGGCCTTCCTAGCTGACCCCTCAGCCTTCCTGGCTGCTGCCCCTGTGGCAGCtgaagctgcagctcctgctgctgctgctccagccaaaGAGGAAGTAAAGGAGGAATCAGAGGAGTCTGATGAGGACATGGGATTTGGTCTCTTTGACTAA